GCCATGAGGCGATCGACCAGAGCGTGGGTGGTATGCGGGCTGTCCCCGCCGCGATCAGCGGACACCCGGTCGTGCTCGTGGATCGTCACGGTCTATGTCTCCCTATGTGCATCGGTACGTGTCAGTTCGTACAGCGGCCCAGGCTGCCGTGCGGGGCATCCCCGACTCCGCACCGACTCCCAGCCGAAATCCTCTGACCGGTGTGTTGTCGGTGGGCCGGCCCGTGGGTCGAGCAGCGCGACGGGCTGCATCGGCCTTATAAGAGTCTCATAAGGATCGGTCCACCTTGTTTACACAGATCGGTTACTGGCGAGTTCTACGTACGGGTAACCGTGTCGTGGGTAACGCCGGGTTCGACGGCCGGCGCGTATGTGTTGACCAAACGTCCTGCGTGCAGGTGGTTACGGTGGAGTAGCTATAACTGCGCTGATCAAGGCAGTTTTGTTATCAAATCGTTATGCTGGGAATTCGCTCTACGCCGGGCGCGTGCCGACGCGCCGACCCAAAGGCCGCGCCATTGGCGGCGTTGGCCCGGGGTTGGCAATGCCGTGCAGCGGGCGAACGAGTGTTTGCTGTAGTGCAGCGGGGGCCAGGCTCGGGGCGGCAGGCTAAGCCCACTGCCCGAATTGGGGCTTCAGGATTTGGTTGACGTCCACCCCGACCCCACCAACCTTGCGCTTATCGATCTCCACCTGGTGCAGATGCGCGGCCGGGTGGGTGTATCCCTTGGGCGAGCCCCAGTTGTGCTGCCAGAAGTACGAGCCCAAGCCATCGTTGACGGCCCAGTCGATGGTTTTGGAGTTGGCGTACACGCCGGTCCGCTGGTGTCCGATCACCGACTCCCAGGACCGCAGATATGGCACGATCTGGTTCTTGTACTGCTCATATGATGGGTTGTCGTCGATCGAGGCGTAGATCGGGGCGCTCGTCGGGCCGCCGGCAGCGGCATGCAGCTCCGACCCCCGTCTGGCGTGCTGCACGCCGGCGCTGGCACCGCCCAGCCAGTCGGCAGTGCTCCCCTTGCCGTATTGATAACAGGACACGATCTTGAGCCCATTGCCGCTCAGGTCACGGGCCTCGCTGAGCTGGATCGGCTTGCCAAGCATCCAGGCGCCGCCAGGCCGCCGATCGGACACGTACCGGATTGCCCCCACCGCGCCGGCAGCCCTGATCTGGCTGGCGGGGATGACACCGGCGGCGTAGTCCAACAGGGTGCCCAGCGAACCGGCCGATGCCGGCGCGGCGCGCAACGACGACGCAACGACGCCAAGACCCAGCACGCCCGGAGTCGCCGCCGCGAATTTGAGCACATCACGCCGAGAGACCGACATATGCCACAGGGTACGACAAAAACAACAACTGTCACACTGGTTTCAGTGGTCACGGATGCATCACACTGGCAGAACACATGCATGCGGCCATACCGACACCGGTGCGGTCTCGGGCAGGCCGCCTCTCCCTGCGACCACTACTACGGTGTGATCGCCTACGCTCCCAACGGCGCAATGGGCAAAATCGTCGCGCCACCGCACTCGAGGCCAGGCGGATATCGACGCATAAGAACTTTGCGGCGTCTTAGCTGCAAAGTGCTCAGCAACTTCACCAACTACCACGGGGGAGTCCGACGATCGCGCCCGCTGGCAGAACCTGGACGTGCAACCAGTTGAGTAGTTCCCACACTGCGCGCCGAGCGTGGGCTGGCTGCGCCGAATGTGCACTGGTGGCGGCGACACGCCCGGGCGACGCCGCCGTGGTTGCACGTTCGGCGTAGGCAGCCCCGTGCGCTTGCCGGGCAGGTGTCCTCAAAGGTCCAACTAGACACACATATCAGACACTAGTATGTACATATGACCGTAAAGAGGACCACGATTGAGCTGGACGAAGATCTTGTGCGGGCAGCCCAGGCCGTCACCGGGGAAACATTGCGAGCGACGGTCGAGCGCGCGCTGCAGCAGCTGGTGGCCGCGGCTGCCGAGCAGGCCGCCGCGCGCCGGCGGCGGATCGTCGACCATCTCGCGCACGCCGGCACTCACGTGGACGCAGACGTGCTGCTCTCCGAGCAGGCGTGGCGATGACCACCTGGATTCTGGACAAGAGTGCCCACGTGCGACTCGTGGCCGGCGCCACGCCGCCAGCCGGCATCGACCTCACCGACCTCGCCATCTGCGATATCGGCGAACTTGAATGGCTGTATTCAGCACGGTCAGCTACCGACTACGACAGCCAACAAACGTCACTGCGCGCCTATCAAATCCTTCGCGCACCCAGCGACATCTTTGACCGGGTTCGCCACCTTCAGCGCGACCTAGCCCACCACCGTGGGATGTGGCATCGAACGCCGCTTCCGGACCTATTCATCGCCGAAACCGCGCTTCATCACCGGGCCGGCGTGTTGCACCACGACCGTGACTACAAACGAATTGCCGTCGTACGGCCTGGGTTTCAAGCATGCGAACTCTCTCGCGGGCGCTAGCTTCGCCCGAATCCGTGAGCGGAGGCGATAATCCTTACAGGCCATCAAAAAAGTCCTCGTCGAGCCGTAAGAGTTCGACGGTCTGCACCGCCTGGACACCGACTCGATACCGCACGAGCAGCTCGGCCAGCCGAGCGCCGTCGATGAGTTCGATCCGGGCGTTGATCCGCTCAGCTTCCTCGCGGGCACCGCGGGAAAACGATGACGTGGTGATGTAGACGCCCCGGTCGCCCTGCTTGCCCAGGAGGGCGCCGGCGAACTCGTGGATCTTCGGCCGGCCAATCGTTTGGTCGACGGCGTATCGCTTGGCCTGCACGTAGATGCGGTCCAGCCCGAGCGGGTCCTGGCTGATGATTCCGTCGATGCCAGCGTCACCGGAGGCACTCGTCCGTTCCACCGCGCCGGCTCGCCCGTAACCCATCGCCTCCAAAAGTCTGATAACCAGATCTTCAAACCCGGTGGGCGACAACGTGAGTGCCTTCTTCAGGATCTCCCCCTCGACGGCTGCCCGGTTCTCCGCAAGCGCAGCGTCGATGAGATCCTCGGGTGAGACCTGCACATCGTCCCCGGACGGTCGCTTGGCGGTCGCGTCGACTGGCTGCTTGGCTTTGGTTCGCTCACGAAAAGCGATGTACGACGGGAACTCCCGCAGCACAGCCATGTCGACGCGCTCGGGATGCGCCTTCAGGACTTGACGGCCCGTGTCCGTGACCTGGACGTGGCCCCGCGTGGGACGGTCGAGCAATCCGGCCTGCGACATGTGAGTGAGAGACCAGTGCACCCTGTCGTACATGGTCCTTTGCCGACCGCTGGGCAACATCTGCGCCCGCTCGTCGTCGGACAGACCGAACTCGTCGGACATCGCCGCGATGACGTCCTTGGCCGACTTCGCTTGTCCATCGGCAAGATACGCGAGAATCGGCCGCATCAACGTCTGGGCATCAGGGATCGTCATGGGGAGCCATTATCCAGCTGGCTTGTCAGCCCTCCGAACCGGCCAAGTTGGGTAAGTCCATCCGGGGCTCCGTGTTCTGACAGGCCCGCTGCAGGCGTCGCATCTTCCTCATCTGCCCCACGTGTACCCGGTCCCGCCGACCTAAAAGGTCGGCATATCCCTGCCATGCCGGGACGCGTGAGGCGGGTGAGACACAAGGGAACGTGCACCTCGCGCACCGGGTCGCCAGCAGCCGCGACACGCCGTCGTCCAGTGCCACACCGAATGCGGTGTCGGGCTCGGCGTCAAACGCTGCCGATCGGCCTTGCCTCGTCAGGCCGCCGACAGCACCGCCCTGGGCTCACGGTCCGCGGCTCCGCCGGGATCCGACCGGCGGCGGCTCAACCCCCTCGATCGTCTTGAGCCGGTCGACAGACCGATCGAAAGACGGCCACCGGATCGTCCCGGCAGGGGCGAGGAAGTCCGGCGTCCGAGCAAGCACCGGGCGATTGCCCTCAACGCGGAAGACAACCCGATCACCCGATTGCAGGCCGAGCGCGTCGCGCACCGCTTTCGGAACCGTCACCTGCCCCTTCGACGTGACGATGGGTTCGTCGGAGTGCCTGCTTCACCGTTGCCGTACGCCGCCCGTACCCTCACACTCTGTGGAGCTGCTCGTCGCCGCCAACCCCGCTGAAGACTCGCGCCTGCCCTACCTGATCCGGCTGCCGGTGGGCGCGGGACTGGTCTTCGCCACCTCAGACGTGTGGCCGCGCACCAAGGCGCTGTATTGCCATCGCCTCGACATCGCCGACTGGCCCGCCGACCCCGTCGTCGTCGACCGGGTCGAGCTACGCAGCTGCAGCCGCCGGGGCGCGGCCATCGACGTCGTCGCCGCCCGCGCGCGGGAGAACCGATCGCAACTGGTGCACACCATGGCGCGCGGCCGCCAGGTGGTGTTCTGGCAGAGCCCCAAAACGCGCAAACAGTCGCGGCCGGGCGTGCGCACCCCCACCGCCCGCGCCGCCGGCATCCCCGAGCTGCACATCGTCGTCGACGCCCACGAACGCTACCCCTACACCTTTGCCGACAAACCCGCGAAGACGACGCGGGAAGCCCTGCCCTGCGGCGACTACGGCCTGAAAGTGGCCGGCCAACTCGTGGCGGCCGTCGAGCGTAAAGCGTTGGCGGACCTTACTTCTGGCGTGCTGAACGGCAACCTGAAATACCAACTGACCGAACTGGCCGCGCTGCCACGGGCCGCCGTGGTGGTCGAGGACCGCTACTCGGAGATCTTCGCGCACTCCTTCGCCCGCCCGACGGCGATCGCCGATGGGCTGGCCGAATTGCAGATCGGCTTTCCCAACGTGCCGATCGTGTTCTGCCAAACCCGCAAGCTCGCCCAGGAATACACCTACCGCTATCTAGCCGCCGCCCTCACCTGGTTCGTCGACGATGCCGACGCCACCACGGTTTTCGAGCCGGCTGCCGCCGAGCCCGAGCCCAGCAGCGCCGAGCTGCGCGCGTGGGCCAAAAGCGTCGGCCTGCCGGTGTCCGACCGGGGGCGCCTGCGCCCGCAGATCCTGCAGGCCTGGCGAGCCGCCCATCCCCGGTGACTACAACACCTCGACGAGGCCTGCGGATGCTGAATCGGCCAGTGCGGCATCGAATGTGACCAACCGGCCCCCGTAGCGCGCGGCCAAGGCGATGAGATGGCAGTCGGTGACCCGACGGTGGTTGGACACCGCATCGCGATCGCCGGCGCTCCCAACGATCAGTGGCACATCGTCAGGCCAAAACGTGTGCCCGGCAAGAGAAGTCATCGCCGCCAACTGAGCGATCGCGATAGCCGGCGTGGTCGACACCTGCATCACACTGCGATTGCTTGAAATTCGGACATACCCTGCCTCGGTGATCGGCGTGGTGGCCCACCCATTCGAGGAGAACTGCGTGAACCATCGCTGCGCGGCCGCATGGTGAACGTGATTCGGCCAGCCCAGCGCGATCAGCACATTGACATCGAGCAGTGCCGTCACACGTCGTCCTCGAGCGCGCGGACGACATCCTCGGAAGTCACCGTCGGCGCATCCGGCGGAACATCAAAAACCGGAAATCCGTCAACCTCGACAATCCCAACCGGACGGAGCGACCTACGCGCCAACTCAGAAATTACCGCGCCGACTGACTTGCCCTCCGACCGCGCGATGCTACGAGCATCTTCTAGAACATCATCATCAATCTGCAACGTGGTGCGCATAGCATCATGTTACGGGGCTTGGGCCAGCTTTCACGCGTCTTCGGCGACCCCCTGCAGCACACTGTCGCCGTTGACGGTGCCATTCAAAGCCGAAGCGTCCCGCGGTACCTCGAAGGCCGGCAGCGCGGCACCTACCGTGGCGACGGCGTTGCGCGCGGCCTCCATCCGGGCCAATGCCGCCTGGGTGAACACCGACAACCCCAGGTCGGGGTTGTATCCGTGGATCTCTTTGACGTCGAGCTGGGCAAGAAAGTAGATGATCTCCTTGGAAACCAGTTGACCCGGCACCAGTACCGGGAAGCCGGGCGGGTAGGGCACCACGAACGTGGTGGATACCAGAGTCTTGCCCTCAGCCAGCCGGCGCCCGGCCAAGCCGATCTGCACGTACTCACGGTCGGCCTCTTCGTAGCCGGCGTAGAAAGCCGACCGCATGTCACCGAAAGAGCTGGCGTCGTCGGGGCGGAAGGCAAGGTCGAACTCGCTGAAATCTGGTAGATGCGGCAGATCCTGCGTGATCTCCTCGACGTGGCGTCGGTGTAGAGCAAGGTCGGCCCCGCTGGCCGCCTTCTGGCTGCGGTCCAGATCGATCGCCACCCGACGCAACACATCGAGCAGATAGTGCACGCTCGACCAGGTGACGCCGATCGTGAAGATCAGCAACACGCTGTTGATAGACGTTTTGTTGATCTGGATGCCGAATCGCTCCATCAGGATCTTCTCGCGGAAGTCGTACCCGTTCATCCCGGTCGCCCCGATAAACAGGGTGAGCCGCGTCGGATCGAGCACGAATTGATCGGACCGCCAGGCTTCGTTCCAATCGGCCAGAGCCCCCTGCCTGACCTGACGGTACGAGCTGACCGTCGAGGACCGAAAGGCATCGGGAACCAGGTCGGACTCGTCAAGGATGCGGAACCACTTGCTGATCAGCCGGTCTTTGCGGACGCGATGGCGGAACACCAGCGCCATGTTGTAAACATGGCGGACCAGCTCGAACCCTTCGATGTCAACCTGTCGGCGCGCCAAGTCCAACGAGGCGAGAAGTTGCTGGTTGGGCGAGGTCGAGGTGTGGGTCAAGAATGCCTCACCGAACGCGTCCCGGGTGAGCGCTTTGAAATCCTGGTCGCGCACGTGGATCATCGATGCCTGCCGTAGCGCGGACAGCGACTTGTGAGTCGAATGCGTCGCATACACTCGGACCCGAGCGCGGTTGGGGTCTGGCAACAGCCGGTGATCAACCCACTCGGAGCGGTCCACTCCGTCCATCGACGCACACCAATTCCGGTATTCCTCAGCGTATTCCGCAGTGGACAACATCTGCTCGAGTCGCTCGGCAGCAATCATCGCGGTCCGCTGCCGGGCCCAGGGCACCGCCGTCGCAAACGCATACCACGCCTCGTCCCACAAAAAGCAGATGTCCGGTTTGATCGCTAGCACCTCCTCCATCACCCGGCGCGGGTTGTACACCACGCCGTCAAACGTGCAGTTGGTGAGCAACAGCATGCGCACCCGGTGCAGCTGTCCGGCGGCCTCGAGGTCCAGCAGCGCCTGCTTGATGGTGCGCAACGGCACGGCACCATAAATCGCGTACTGCGGCAGCGGATATGCGTCGAGGTACATCGGGTACGCGCCGGCAAGTACCAGGCCGTAGTGGTGCGACTTGTGGCAATTGCGGTCGATGAGCACGATGTCGCCGGGGCGGGTCAGGGCCTGCACGACGATCTTGTTGGCGGTCGATGTTCCGTTGGTGACGAAGTAGGTCTGGTTGGCGTTCCAGGTCACCGCGGCTTTGTCCATCGCCGTCTTGATGTTGCCATGCGGGTCCAGCAGCGAGTCCAGTCCACCAGAGGTTGTCGAGGTCTCGGCCATGAAGATGTTGCGGCCGTAGAACTCGCCCATGTCGTGCAGTGACTTGGAGTTGAAGATGCTGGCGCCGCGCGCGACGGGAAGGGCATGAAATTGGCCGACCGGCGCCGCCGCATAGGCCCGCAGCGCATCGAAAAACGGTGTGGCATAACGGTTTCGTAAACCCGCGAGCACCGTGCTGTGCAGGTCGGTGACGTCGTTGAGCCGGTAGAAGGTGCGGTCGTAGACGTCGGGCTCGTCCTGGGTCTCGGCGGCGATCGACTCGTCGGTGAGCAGATAGAGGTCGATGTGGGGCCGCAACTCACGGATCCACTCGGCGCATTCCACCCAGTCGTGGGTCTCGTTTGCCACCGCTTCGTCGCCATCGGTGCCCAGCAGCGTGGTCATCAGCGGCACCCGGTCGCGGGACCGCAGCGGCAGGTCGTGACGGATGATCGCCGCCTGAATCTCGCCATTCAGCGCCACCGCGGTGATGGCATCTTCGATGCTGGCCACCACGAGCAACTCGAACTGCACCTCGTCGGCCGGATTGCGCAACTGCCGCAGGCACTCGGCCAAGCTGTCCGGAGCCGTCGCCGGGGAGTCGTCGGCGAGCAGCACGGTGTAGAACTGCTGCTGTTTGGCCTGCGCTACCAGCTCCTGCTCCGCCAGTGACGCGGAGGTGTCGAACAGCGCTGTGCGGTCGCCGTATTCGGACAGCAGTCGTACGGCCAACGACACTTCCTCGGTAAGCCGCACCGTGGAATGACTATCCAGATGAGCGCGGAAAGTCGCCAGATTCTGTGCCCCCGGATACAGCCAGTACCGCTCATAGGCGCCGATGCGGTCCATCAGCCGCTTCGCCCGAGCCACGTCGTGTGTGGTGTCGAGCCCGGCGAGGTCGACCTCCGCCAGGTGACGACACGCGTCATCGAGCAGGTTCCAGGTGTCCAGGCGGGTGTAGGACGGGTTGGCCACCGCGGCCAGCGCGGAGACATGCAGCCGTCGCGGGCGGACGCTGTTTGGGTTCATGTCGTCACCTGTTCTCTGGTGCGGGTAGCGCCGTAGAGTGCAACCAGGCAATTATCGCGCGCAGGACCGGGTCAGTCAGCTAAGTCGTCGCTGTCCGCGATCCGCCGATTAGCCCGATTCCCGGAGTTGTCCACCCAGCGCAGCACCGGCAGCTGCGAAAGCTCCCGGCGGCGTGCCGGCAGATCGGTGACGTCACCCAGCGAGCGCACCACGGCCTGCGTCAGGCCCATGATGGCGGCCATCACCGGTAGCAGCGGCTGCAACGGCTTTGCCGCCGTGCGAACAGTGCTGATGCGGCGTGCCAAGATCAGGCGTTCGATCGCGTGATACAGCCAGGCGCCGACACCCAGCGCGTAGATCGACATTGCCGAGGCGACAATGGTCAGCCCGTAGGCGGCGCACACCACGGCACCGAGCACCACCGTCGCAGCCAGGACGGCCGCGACCACGACGCGCAGCTCGAGCCGGGTCATCACGCCCCCCCACGCACCGCTTGAGCGGCCGCACGCAGCTGCGGGGTCACCAGCATGACCTGGCCCAGCACCCCGTTGACAAAGCCCGGCGAGTCGTCGGTCGACAGCTCCTTGGCCAGCTGGACGGCCTCGTCGACGACCACCGGCTCCGGCACATCCGCCGCGTGGAGCAGCTCCCATACCGAGACGCGCAGAATGGCGCGATCCACGGCGGGCAACCGGTCCAGCGTCCAGCCCCGCAGATGCGCGGTGATCAGGTCGTCGATGTGGGCGGCGTGTTCACTGACCCCTCGAGCCACCGCGGCCGTGTACGGATGTAGCCGGGCAATGTCGGGCTTCGCTTCGGCCAGCGCGGCACGGGTGTCGACCACCTCGGCCGCGCTGATGCCGCGGACCTCGGCCTCGAACAGCAGGGCCACCGCGCGCTTACGGGCCTGATGTCGTCCGCGAACCGGCTTTCTGTCCGACATCGTCAGGCGTTGACCCGGCCCAGGTAGCTACCGTCGCGCGAATCCACCTTTAGTTTGTCTCCGGTATTGATGAACAGCGGCACGTTGATCTGGGCTCCGGTCTGAAGGGTGGCCGGCTTGGTGCCCGCGCTGGACCGGTCGCCCTGCAAGCCGGGCTCGGTGTGAGTGACCTCGAGCTCGACGGTCACCGGCAGCTCGATGTATAGCGGCACGCCGTTGTGGAACGCCACCTGCACCGGCATGCCCTCCAGCAGGAACCGTGCCGCGTCCCCGACCAGGGCCTCCGGCAGCGGGTGCTGCTCGTAGTCTTGGCTGTCCATGAACACGAAGTCCGAGCCGTCGCGGTAAAGGTAGGTGGTATCGCGCCGGTCGACGGTGGCGGTGTCCACCTTCACCCCGGCGTTGAACGTCTTGTCGACGACCTTGCCCGAGAGCACGTTCTTCAACTTGGTGCGCACGAACGCCGGACCCTTGCCCGGTTTGACGTGCTGGAACTCGGTGATTGTCCACAGCTGGCCGTCGATTACCAGGACCAGCCCGTTCTTGAAGTCAGCAGTGGTCGCCACGTGGGTCTCCTACAGAATGGCCAGTTCTTTGGGGAACCGGGTCAACAATTCCGGGGTCTGCCCGGCGGTTTCAGGCATTTTCGGCGTCCCGCCAGCCACTACCAATGTGTCCTCGATGCGGACACCGCCGCGGCCGGGTAAATAGACACCGGGCTCCACGGTCACCACGGAGCCCGCCAGTAGTGTACCGGCGGATGTGACCCCGATGCCCGGCGCTTCATGTATCTGCAGGCCAACACCGTGTCCCAGTCCGTGACCGAAGTGCTCGCCGTAGCCGGCGTCGGCGATCAGCTGGCGCGCTGCAGCGTCCACCCCCCGCAGCTCGGCACCCGGCAGCAACGCCTGCCGACCGGCCTGTTGCGCCTCGGCCACCAGCTGATAGATCTCTAGCTGCCAGTCGGCGGCCTTGCCCAACACGAAGGTGCGGGTCATATCGGAGTGGTACCCGGCGACCAGGGCGCCGAAGTCGATCTTCACGAAATCGCCGACCTGCAGCACCGCGTCGGTCGGCCGGTGGTGCGGGATCGCCGAATTGGCCCCGGCAGCCACGATCGTCTCGAATGACACCGCGTCAGCGCCATGATCGAGCATCAGGGCCTCCAGCTCGCGGCTCACCTGCCGTTCGGTTCGGCCCGGCCGCAGGCCGCCGCGGGCCACCAAGTCGGTCAGCGCGGCATCGGCTGCTTCGCAGGCTAGTCGCAGCAGCGCCAGCTCGCCGGCGTCTTTAACCTCGCGCAGTGACTCCACAGTTCCGGATGCCCGCACCAACTCGGTGTTCTTGCCCTCCAGCGCGCCCGCCAAGGCGTCCAGGCCGTCCACCGTGACCACGTGGCTCTCGAAGCCCAGCTTTCCCACGCCGGCCTCGCCGGCCCGGCCGGCCAGGTAGCGCCCGACCGCGCGCTCGATAGCCACTTCGAGGTCGGGCGCTTGCGAGGCGGCCTGAGTGCGGTACCGGCCGTCGGTGGCCAACACGGCATCGCGCTCATCGGCGAACACCAGCAATGCGCCGTTGGACCCGCTGAAGCCTGATAGATATCGCACGTTTATCAGGTCGCTGATCAGCATCGCATCCAACCCGGAGGCAGCGATTTGTGCTTTCAGCTTGTCTCGACGCTGGGAATGTGTCACGACCCTTGACGGTACTCGCTACGCTGAATGCCCATGACTAACTGGATGCTGCGCGGGTTGGCGTTCGCCGCCGCGATGGTGGTTCTCCGCCTGTTCCAGGGGGCATTGATCAACGCGTGGCAGATGCTGTCCGGGCTGATCAGCCTGGTGCTACTGCTGCTCTTCGCGATCGGAGGGGTGGTGTGGGGTGTGATGGACGGGCGCGCCGACGCCAAGGCGAGCCCTGACCCCGACCGCCGCCAAGACCTGGCCATGACCTGGCTGTTGGCCGGCCTGGTAGCCGGCGCGCTCAGCGGCGCGGTGGCCTGGCTCATTTCGCTGTTCTACAAAGCGATCTACACCGGGGGCCCAATCAACGAGCTGACCACGTTCGCGGCCTTCACCGCGCTCATCGTCTTTCTGGTCGGGATCGTCGGGGTAGCCGTGGGCCGGTGGCTGGTGGACCGGCAGCTGGCGAAGGCACCGGTGCGACACCACGGGCTTGCCGCTGAACACGAGCGGGCCGCCGACACCGATGTATTCTCCGCCGTTCGCGCCGACGACAGTCCGACCGGGGAGATGCAGGTCGCGCAGCCTGAGGCACAAACCGCGGCCGTCGCCACGGTCGAACGTGAGGCACCCACCGAGGTGATCCGCACCACCGAAAGCGATACACCCACCGAGGTTATCCGCACCGACACCGAGGCGGACCAGACCAAGCCCGGCGACGAGCCCAAGAAGGATTAACCCTCACGTCCCGACATGCTCAGCTAGGTACCGCAGGGCCAGCAGGTAGCCCTGGATGCCGAGCCCGACGATCACCCCGGTCGCGATGGGGCTGAGGTAGGAGTGGCGGCGGAACTCCTCACGCGCATGCACGTTGGAGATATGCACCTCGATCAGCGGAGCGCTCAGCTCCGCGCAGGCATCGCGCAGTGCCACCGACGTGTGCGTCAGACCGCCGGCGTTGAGGATCACGGGTTCGGCCGCATCGGCGGCCTGATGAATCCAGTCCAGCAGCTGGGCTTCGCTATCACTTTGCCGCACAACGGCTTTGAGTCCGAGCTCGGCGGCCTCACGCTCGATCAGAGCGACCAGCTCGTCGTGGGTGGTGCCGCCATAGACGGCGGGCTCGCGCCGGCCCAACCGGCCCAGGTTGGGGCCGTTGATCACGTTCACGATCAGTTCGCTCATGGGGCGCAAACTCCGGCGTAGGCGGTTACCAGCAGACCGGGGTCCGGTCCCACCATTCGGCCCGGCTTGGCCAATCCGTCGAGCACCACGAACCGCAACACACCCGCCCGAGTCTTCTTGTCGCCGGCCATGATTTCCAGCAGCTGGGGCAGCGCGTCCGGGTCGTAGCTGACCGGCAATCCCAACGAGGACAGGATGGTGCGGTGGCGCTGCGCGGTCGCGTCGTCGAGCCGCCCGGCAAGCCTGGCCAGCTCGGCCGCGAACACCAGCCCCACCGACACGGCGGCGCCGTGGCGCCACCGGTAGCGTTCCCGGCGCTCGATCGCGTGGCCTAATGTGTGGCCGTAGTTGAGGATTTCGCGCAGCTCGGATTCCTTTTCGTCGGCGGCGACCACCTCGGCCTTGACGGTGATCGCGCGCCGGATCAGCTCGGGCAGCACGTCGCCGGCCGGGTCGAGTGCGGCCTGCGGGTCAGCTTCGATGAGATCCAGGATCACCGGGTCGGCGATGAAGCCGGCCTTGACCACTTCGGCCATGCCGCAGATCATTTCGTCGCGTGGCAAGGTTTGCAGCGTCGCCAGGTCCACCAGGACCGCCAACGGCTGATGAAACGCCCCGACCAGGTTCTTGCCGGCGTCGGTGTTGATGCCGGTCTTGCCGCCGACGGCCGCATCGACCATGCCCAGCAGTGTGGTGGGCAGGTGCACAATCGAGACGCCGCGCAGCCAGGTGGCCGCCGCGAACCCGGCGACGTCGGTGGCGGCCCCGCCGCCGAGGCTGACCAGGGCGTCTTTGCGGCCGATTCCGATGCGGCCCAACACCTCCCAGATGAATCCCACGACGGGCAGGTCCTTGCCGGCCTCGGCGTCGGGGATCTCGATGCGGTGCGCGTCGACGCCCTTGCCGGCCAAGCGCTTTCGGATCTCTTCCGCGGTCTCGGCTAGTCCGGGCTGATGCACGACGGCGACCTTGTGCCGGTCGGCCAGCAGGTCTTCCAGCTCGTCGAGCAGGCCGGTACCGATGACCACCGGGTATGGCGGATCGACGGCCACCTGCACGGTCACGGGTGCGCCGATATCGGTCATGTGGCCGCCTCGCTGGGGCTGGGAACCTGCAGCCGCGACAGGATATGGCGGACCACCGCCCCGGGGTTGCGGCGATTGGTGTCCACTCGCATGGTCGCGACGCGCCGGTACAGCGGTGCCCGCTTGGCCATCAGCGCGCGGTATTTTTCGGCGCGGTCGGGGCCGGCCAGCAGTGGGCGCACGGTGTTGCCGCCGGTGCGGCGCACGCCCTCGGCGGCGCTGATCTCCAGGTAGACGACGGTGTGGCCGGCCAGCGCCGCGCGCACACCGGGGCTGGTCACCGCGCCGCCGCCGAGCGACAGCACACCGTCGTGGTCGGCCAGTGCCGCGCGCACCACGTCCTCCTCGATACGTCGGAACTCCTGCTCCCCGTCGGTGGCGAAGATGTCGGCGATGCTGCGTCCGGTCCGCTGCTCGATCGCGACGTCGGTGTCGAGCAGGCCGACCCCGAGCGCCTTGGCCAGCCGGCGCCCGATGGTGGACTTGCCGGAGCCCGGCAGGCCGACGAGAACCGCTTTGGGTGCCATC
Above is a window of Mycobacterium tuberculosis H37Rv DNA encoding:
- the nusB gene encoding N utilization substance protein B: MSDRKPVRGRHQARKRAVALLFEAEVRGISAAEVVDTRAALAEAKPDIARLHPYTAAVARGVSEHAAHIDDLITAHLRGWTLDRLPAVDRAILRVSVWELLHAADVPEPVVVDEAVQLAKELSTDDSPGFVNGVLGQVMLVTPQLRAAAQAVRGGA
- a CDS encoding transmembrane protein (A core mycobacterial gene; conserved in mycobacterial strains (See Marmiesse et al., 2004 PMID:14766927).), whose product is MTNWMLRGLAFAAAMVVLRLFQGALINAWQMLSGLISLVLLLLFAIGGVVWGVMDGRADAKASPDPDRRQDLAMTWLLAGLVAGALSGAVAWLISLFYKAIYTGGPINELTTFAAFTALIVFLVGIVGVAVGRWLVDRQLAKAPVRHHGLAAEHERAADTDVFSAVRADDSPTGEMQVAQPEAQTAAVATVEREAPTEVIRTTESDTPTEVIRTDTEADQTKPGDEPKKD
- the efp gene encoding elongation factor P translates to MATTADFKNGLVLVIDGQLWTITEFQHVKPGKGPAFVRTKLKNVLSGKVVDKTFNAGVKVDTATVDRRDTTYLYRDGSDFVFMDSQDYEQHPLPEALVGDAARFLLEGMPVQVAFHNGVPLYIELPVTVELEVTHTEPGLQGDRSSAGTKPATLQTGAQINVPLFINTGDKLKVDSRDGSYLGRVNA
- the pepQ gene encoding cytoplasmic peptidase PepQ produces the protein MTHSQRRDKLKAQIAASGLDAMLISDLINVRYLSGFSGSNGALLVFADERDAVLATDGRYRTQAASQAPDLEVAIERAVGRYLAGRAGEAGVGKLGFESHVVTVDGLDALAGALEGKNTELVRASGTVESLREVKDAGELALLRLACEAADAALTDLVARGGLRPGRTERQVSRELEALMLDHGADAVSFETIVAAGANSAIPHHRPTDAVLQVGDFVKIDFGALVAGYHSDMTRTFVLGKAADWQLEIYQLVAEAQQAGRQALLPGAELRGVDAAARQLIADAGYGEHFGHGLGHGVGLQIHEAPGIGVTSAGTLLAGSVVTVEPGVYLPGRGGVRIEDTLVVAGGTPKMPETAGQTPELLTRFPKELAIL
- a CDS encoding amino acid decarboxylase is translated as MNPNSVRPRRLHVSALAAVANPSYTRLDTWNLLDDACRHLAEVDLAGLDTTHDVARAKRLMDRIGAYERYWLYPGAQNLATFRAHLDSHSTVRLTEEVSLAVRLLSEYGDRTALFDTSASLAEQELVAQAKQQQFYTVLLADDSPATAPDSLAECLRQLRNPADEVQFELLVVASIEDAITAVALNGEIQAAIIRHDLPLRSRDRVPLMTTLLGTDGDEAVANETHDWVECAEWIRELRPHIDLYLLTDESIAAETQDEPDVYDRTFYRLNDVTDLHSTVLAGLRNRYATPFFDALRAYAAAPVGQFHALPVARGASIFNSKSLHDMGEFYGRNIFMAETSTTSGGLDSLLDPHGNIKTAMDKAAVTWNANQTYFVTNGTSTANKIVVQALTRPGDIVLIDRNCHKSHHYGLVLAGAYPMYLDAYPLPQYAIYGAVPLRTIKQALLDLEAAGQLHRVRMLLLTNCTFDGVVYNPRRVMEEVLAIKPDICFLWDEAWYAFATAVPWARQRTAMIAAERLEQMLSTAEYAEEYRNWCASMDGVDRSEWVDHRLLPDPNRARVRVYATHSTHKSLSALRQASMIHVRDQDFKALTRDAFGEAFLTHTSTSPNQQLLASLDLARRQVDIEGFELVRHVYNMALVFRHRVRKDRLISKWFRILDESDLVPDAFRSSTVSSYRQVRQGALADWNEAWRSDQFVLDPTRLTLFIGATGMNGYDFREKILMERFGIQINKTSINSVLLIFTIGVTWSSVHYLLDVLRRVAIDLDRSQKAASGADLALHRRHVEEITQDLPHLPDFSEFDLAFRPDDASSFGDMRSAFYAGYEEADREYVQIGLAGRRLAEGKTLVSTTFVVPYPPGFPVLVPGQLVSKEIIYFLAQLDVKEIHGYNPDLGLSVFTQAALARMEAARNAVATVGAALPAFEVPRDASALNGTVNGDSVLQGVAEDA